One Cryptococcus neoformans var. neoformans B-3501A chromosome 10, whole genome shotgun sequence DNA window includes the following coding sequences:
- a CDS encoding hypothetical protein (HMMPfam hit to Sugar_tr, Sugar (and other) transporter, score: 349.1, E(): 6.1e-102), which produces MSATNIEDRDNSFLENKAIDHIEEIENVKGSQEPPNLPGFGGHLIDENLVRVEGEDKVTWYLCFLSAIAGFLFGYDTGVVGVALPLVGTDLGGSALNSSQQEIITAGTTIGAIFGSAILGGWGDRLGRKMAILISDVFFTLGAVIIACSYSVPQIIVGRIVLGVGVGGASVIAPLFIAETAPTAVRGRCIGINAFFIPFGQVVADAIGAGVQNLHNGWRLLFALGVVPSVLQLLLFHYLPESPRILILRGDTDGARTVFQHIYPTATPEMIDYKFRVAQEYVTATTALQSDTTFWERVKKVWKTGSYRRSITCVSVIQAACQLSGFNTLLYYAGTLFGLLGLSNPALGGLIPASTNAVFVLIGMSLVDKVGRRGLMLFGVPIMLLGLVWNIVAFYYMCKPTGGFLDTSYSYDTTNVSVVIGGIVLFVLGYGLSYSHIAWYQAEYLALEVRSMGCGVATTANWIANLVVSVSYLSELETMTPSGTYGFYLGLSVIGFVFVVFCFPEAKELSIDETSILFENDWGVKRSIQMRKERRETQKRFHDAELAEAATAHIEARQQKSTSVSPAELSKFMAGLKGGKRKPSVSV; this is translated from the exons ATGAGCGCAACTAACATTGAGGATCGTGATAATAGCTTTCTGGAAAACAAGGCTATTGATCACATTGAGGAAATTGAAAATGTCAAAGGCTCTCAAGAACCGCCTAATCTCCCTGGCTTTGGTGGTCATTTGATA GATGAAAACCTTGTGCGTgtagaaggtgaagatAAAGTAACATGGTATCTTTGCTTTTTA TCGGCAATCGCTGGCTTCCTATTCGGCTATGACACTGGTGTCGTTGGTGTCGCATTGCCTTTGGTGGGAACCGACCTCGGTGGCAGCGCACTCAACTCTTCACAGCAAGAAATTATCACTGCAGGTACCACCATCGGGGCTATCTTTGGTTCTGCTATCCTTGGTGGATGGGGTGATCGCCTTGGACGAAAGATGGCAATCTTGATTTCTGACGTCTT CTTTACCCTCGGTGCCGTGATCATTGCATGCAGTTACTCTGTCCCGCAAATCATTGTCGGTCGAATTGTCCTTGGTGTTGGAGTCGGTGGCGCATCTGTCATTGCTCCTCTTTTCATCGCTGAGACAGCGCCTACCGCTGTGCGTGGTCGATGTATTGGTATCAA TGCCTTCTTTATTCCCTTCGGTCAGGTGGTCGCCGACGCAATCGGTGCAGGTGTACAGAACCTGCATAATGGGTGGCGATTACTTT TTGCTTTGGGCGTTGTCCCTTCCGTTCTTCAActgcttctcttccactATCTTCCTGAGTCACCACGAATCCTTATCCTCAGGGGGGATACCGACGGTGCTCGTACCGTCTTCCAGCATATCTACCCTACTGCTACTCCTGAAATGATCGACTACAAGTTCCGCGTCGCTCAAGAGTACGTCACTGCCACAACCGCGCTTCAGTCTGATACCACTTTCTGGGAAAGAGTGAAGAAAGTATGGAAGACTGGATCTTACCGGCGATCTATCACTTGTGTCAGTGTTATTCAAGCCGCCTGTCAACTCTCTGGTTTCAACACCCTTCTCTATTATGCAGGCACTCTCTTCGGTCTCCTTGGTCTGTCTAATCCAGCCTTGGGTGGTCTTATCCCTGCCAGTACCAACGCCGTTTTTGTATTAATTGGAATGTCTCTTGTTGACAAAGTCGGAAGACGAGGGTTAATGTTATTTGGTGTGCCAATAATG cttcttggtCTTGTGTGGAACATCGTTGCTTTCTATT ACATGTGCAAGCCGACAGGCGGATTCCTCGACACTTCTTACTCCTATGACACGACAAACGTCAGTGTTGTTATTGGTGGTATCGTCTTGTTCGTCCTCGGTTACGGTCTCAGCTACAGTCATATCGCTTGGTACCAGGCTGAATATTTGGCCCTCGAAGTACGGTCCATGGGTTGTGGTGTCGCCACCACTGCCAATTGGATTGCCAACCTCGTTGTCTCCGTCTCCTATCTTTCGGAGCTCGAAACGATGACACCCTCTGGTACCTACGGTTTCTATCTCGGTCTCAGTGTGATCGGCTTTGTGTTCGTCGTGTTCTGCTTCCCAGAAGCCA AAGAACTGTCCATCGACGAGACGTCCATTTTATTTGAGAACGACTGGGGAGTTAAGCGATCTATTCAGATGCGCAAAGAGCGACGTGAGACTCAAAAACGATTCCATGATGCCGAACTCGCCGAAGCTGCCACAGCTCACATTGAAGCTCGTCAGCAAAAGTCGACTTCGGTCAGTCCTGCCGAGCTCTCCAAGTTTATGGCGGGTTTGAAGGGTGGCAAAAGAAAACCTTCTGTCTCGGTTTAA